In the genome of Synchiropus splendidus isolate RoL2022-P1 chromosome 2, RoL_Sspl_1.0, whole genome shotgun sequence, the window ACTGATATTCCTCCACAAGTCATGCTGAGTTATTACAACAGAATCTGACTGACACTTCAATAACATGCGCCATTtccatgcaaataaaaaaacatggatttaaaaaaagtcttttcCGAGCACATTTATCAGAACAAAAAAGTGGCAAGACAATATTGCGCTCACGCAACTTCAAAATGACTCATATATGTAAACACATTTCCAATACACATCCCTGCTGCCAGCAAAACTAGGGCAATAACTTCCAGCACATACAGCATATCCACATTCTCCATCAGCCGACTAGAACTTTCTTTTGTGAACTGCTTCattttgctgagtcagcaatcATTACCGCATATTATTTATGACTTCACTAACTTATATTTCTGTTGCTTCTTTGTTGAAACCTCTGCCGGTATCTGACTGTTCTCACTCCAAGGCAAGTCTTTTGTGCCACTCTTGTGAACCTTTGTGTAGCATGTCAACCTATTTGGCATTTCAGTTGAAGTTTCCCCGCCCACATTTCCAGAGGCTAAAAACAGGGGTGAGGATGAGGACAAGAGGAGATGAACTAAAGTGCTCCCTGTTACCTTTCTTGGTATAAACGTGACCATGACTGGTGCCGAGAGTGTGGCACCGCGAGTGCAGCTATTTAAGATGGGAACCTTATGGAGTGCCACACCATATCTTGACCATTCCGGATTACTGTCTGGTTCCAGGAGACTCCACACGGTCACCGCCACCTTGCCCACACAAGATGGGTGGATTGATGGTCTACTTCATCGTCCAAGCGAGGTATAAATAAAAGGGAACGATATAATTCAGGGTTCTGTCCAGAATTTCAACGTGAAAGGACGTGTCCATGGGGGATGGTCAAGGTGTGTCAGAGTTCAGGTGGGGAGGGTCCTCTGGTGGATAAACAAGCTGCGCTTggaggaggtctgcgctctccgAGTGactctttattatttttaatcattattatttatatcaGACTAAAAATTCAGCTGGAAATGAAACTCACACTTTGCGTGTGGGTGGGCGGAGTCTTCTGAGGGCTCGCGGTTGGTGCTGGCTGTCCTCCTCGGTCTGGTAGAAGAACATCCGCACGTCCTCGTCCAGAAGCAGCCATGTTGGGAAACTAAGCAGCCGCTAGGATGAAAGACAGAAAGGGCTGTTACAAAAGAGGAGGTAGGCTGCGTAACAGAGGAACAGGAGTGCAGTAGGAAGAGGCAAGGGAGGACCACGTAGGTGAAGACAAATACAATAGGAAAGAGCGAGTGGGATCCTTGTTTTTTTGGCTGTAGCACAACACTGAAACATGTCAAAAGTCCCACCAGCAGTCGGTCAGACGTGATGTGGGCACGAGGCAGAGCGGAGCGGAGAGCGGGGAGAGGAGCGCAGCGACGCCTACATGCGCTAAACTACTGCTGCACAAGTCGGAGCTTCTCTCCCCACCTACGGCAACGCTCTGTGCCCACCATCTTGTAGGCTAATGTGCTGAGTGATGCAAAACTTCCCTTTgaggaataataataaactgaatTCAAATGTGGATTTCGTAACTCAGGCTTGTCAGGAAGTCAAATGTGAAACAGGGTTTATTTTAGAGTGTTGCGGGAAGACATGGAATCAGAGCTTGCCTCAGTAGAAACCCTCACGTCAGAAACCTCCGTGAAACTATTTGAGACCATTGTCAGCTGCGCCGTGCGGTGTAGAAAATATAATTGGAGCCAGAACTGCACTGACAGGAGCGACTAATCTGAAGTCCGTTTTACCTTCATGTACGTGTTGAGCTCTGGTATCCGACCCTCTGCGATCTCCTGCTTGTTCCCGATGTAGACTTTTCCTGGAGACCAAAGAACACCTCTGAACTGGGATCCTGATGAAGCCATTTGTTGCTACGATTTGAGTTCCAAACTGTCCGATTGGCGGAAACAGTTGAAGGATTCTAAAGCGTTTTATTAAGCAGCAGAAGTCGGTCACACTTCACCAATCTTTATGCCCAGACTGACTTCTCACAACTGTGGAGGTCAGGGTCTGGAGTTTGATCCCTCCTCACATGTCTTTGTGGTGCTCCACTGAGGGCCTCACAAATCTCGTGTGAAGCAGCCAGGGTGAGGATCAGCTCCCCGAATtcagagaccatggttctcagttggAAAAGTTTAAATGCCTGGTCCTGGCATCTTGGTGGTGCGTGAGGAGGACAGATGGATGTGGCACCTCCACTCATGGTGATGAAGGAGCAGAGGCAAGGGGCAAAGCCGATCCGGTGCTCCTCCTCACCAAAGTTGAGGTGGTCCGGGCCTCTTCCTTCTGGACCCCTAGCGCTGCCCCAAAAGTAGGAGGGAATACCGCGGCATGCAGTCAGAAACGGAGGAGGTTTCTCATGAGAAAGAAATCTGGACttcttcactgcagctgctgccccagcgACTCAACTCAAGTGGTGCAAATCATTTAAAACTTTGGCAGCCTTTTGTATACTTGTCATTGGCATGTTTCCCCAAAGCACTCAGTGTTTGCTCAGTTGAGAACTTCAGCCCCTGAAGCGAGCACGGGGATCCAGACCAACAAATATTTGAGCAATGTGAAATTTGAGCTGGCGCAGAGTGGCGCGCGCGCGCTCACCTGGAAGAGTCGGCAGGAGACAGCTGTAGGTTCCGTTGGTTCTGTCTGGGTTGGCTACGGAATACTTGGAGTCCAGCGCCTGGTGGAGACTGTGGAAGGCCCGGTAGCGTCGGTAGATCAGATACTTGCTCCCGCCTTTGGTCTTCACCTCTATCACGAACTTCTAGCAGTGGCGGAAACACAAGCTTGTGATGCAGCGCTCGCTCGGCGATACCTGTTCAACACTTACGAAGTAGTAAATGAAGCCCTTCTTCTCCTCCGTGTCCGCGATAATCGCACTGACTGGGACGTCATCTGGAAGCTGGTCGAAGTCACTGCGACAAAGACATTACTGAAGTCAAGTTTGAGTATTGCTTGCTCAAACGGAGACagtgtttttttcacatcacTGCTGCACAAGTGTGCTGCAATGATTTTCATCAGTGATGCCTGCTGAGGTTCACAGGTGTCAAGAGCCCTGACTTCTGTGGCTCCCTGGGGCCCGCAGGAAGAAAGCCATGAGACAGAGCCAAGAGTCCAGAGGAACCGTGGCCATATGACTTTCATTCAAAACACAATGGAAAACAGTTCCTTCTCCAATACAGACAACACTCCGATTCCATTTTCATCAAGTTACAAAAGTCTGTGTTTTCAGGTTCAAACTTCAGGCCACTGACAGTGGAAACCCTCAGAATCCAACACAACCTCATTTGCAACACCACCAAGATCAATCTTATGGACAAGAATGACTCTCCAGTTTTCCACCAAGAGATCATTGTGGTTTGAGGACAAcacagtttagtttagtttagtcagCACACAATTCATGATGTTTGAGAAAGGGAGTGTGAGCGGGACCATTTTCCTTAATTTACAGTTACTTTTCTTAAGTTCCAACCATAATCTCAGTACAAACTGGGATCGTAATAAACATCTTCATTTCCAGTTCCATCTCCATGCCTACGCAGGGACCAAAGAAAACAGTTCAGTGTTTCAGCTGTTGACTGTCACATTTCACTCCATATCTTTACATTTTCTCACTGTCTTCAAACAAGATTATCAATAAAACATGAACTGTGCGCTGTTTAGAAGGACCCAATATGAAGTCAAAACACCTGAGACAGGTGAGATTCACGTGTGACGAGTTTCGAACTCACCTTTCCTCTCGAAGCTGCGGCAGCGGCATGGAGCCTGCGAAAAGACACCACAAACTCGAGCGAGAAAAGGTAGAGTGGAAGAGGAGAGCCGTGAGAGAGGACGGAGGAGAAGCGAGTGGAAGCCTTCCGACGCAGATCTGCGGAACTTGACACCAGGAAGCGCTCAAGACGAGCAGCTGGCTGAGCTTCCTAATTTGATGTGGTTTTCCCGACCGTGTTCTCCGCAACATGACGCGTAGAAACGCGCTCGAATGAGTGCAAAACAGCGCAAAAATATACACAATTTTAATGATGACAATAGTCAGCAAGTGAATGACGTCACTCGAGAACGCGTTTGCCTTCGTCGGTTTTATTTAGTTTCCTCGTCAAAActtaaaaacacaccaaaaaataaagtatattaaaaataaattatttcaaaGGAAAGGTTTCATACATTTctaatccaaaataaataatgacataAATAGCCTCAACTATTGAAGTTTACCAAATCAAACGTCAATTTacttgtgtttatttaatttcaatgaTCGTTTTGGGTATCTGGgaccttcttttttctttttttttttttttttttttttttttcatgtgattgAAGATCTTTCCAAGCCTCCATTTTCCTTCCACAGGAAAAGACTTCTATCTGCAAAATCAAATCATCTATCAGTCAGTGAACCAGTGCACACGTTTGTTTACAGGAATAATCCGTGTTTGTTAACACTAGAGTTGCACATCCTTCTCCTTCACTGAGGTTACATAATGTCTCTTGTTTGGCTTCTGCAGTTGAGAAAAGGTGTCAGAGTTGAGCGAGGGGATTTTTACTATAGCTTAAATAAAGGCTGAAActagcattttcttttttaaccgCTGAGCAGTTTTTATTGGTTGGTTAAATACACTTCAAAAAAGTCTGAAAAGGAAGCGATGTTCCGTAAGAATGGCTGTGGTTTGTAGTGAAACGTTCAACAGATGGGCATGAGCTTATCATCCGAGCAGCGGGGGAAGTTGGTGTAGAGAACAGCTCCATTTATGTACGAGTGAAATAGATGGTGCCGATCAATTCCTGCTGGACTTGATGGTGGGACGATGGATGTTTCTCCAGTGTCTAAGTGGGCGgcggccctggggcagacccagcacATGCTGATGAGGTTAAGATTAAGCTGGGAGTTTTTCCTGAAGAAGACATTGTTTCCGGAGAGAAAGAAACTTCAAGCTGCGTGTCACAAGCTCAAATGTTTTgaataattgaaaatatataataaGCCATCCCTCTCAAAGGATTAAAAGTCAAGGTGGTaaataaagatttttattttctcttttcagaATCCAGTATAGCGCTATAACTGTGCAATGACTACGGCAAACAATGTTATGATTATGAATTATAGCTATAATCATGGATGTCCCGAAATCTGCAAACTCATGTCATAACCGGAGACTTTGACTTTGGGACTTGAGCAGATGAACGAGCTCGAGCTAACAGTTACACAGAAGGAGTGCTTGTTTTGAAGCTTGCTTCtcctcattattatttttttggaagGACACCAGTTTGTCTGAAGTTGCCCAGatgggaaaaaaggaaatgaaagataCAAACTTTGGTGACATTAGTTTGCACTATTAAGTAGCAACTGAGAGTAAAAATCGAATGATAATCCTGAAACTAATAGACAACTCGCTAATAGACAAATAAAAACttaattccatttaaaaaatagacaTGGACACCTTCTAACTGAAGTGGACCAGGTAAA includes:
- the ncf4 gene encoding neutrophil cytosol factor 4 encodes the protein MLRRTRSGKPHQIRKLSQLLVLSASWCQVPQICVGRLPLASPPSSLTALLFHSTFSRSSLWCLFAGSMPLPQLREESDFDQLPDDVPVSAIIADTEEKKGFIYYFKFVIEVKTKGGSKYLIYRRYRAFHSLHQALDSKYSVANPDRTNGTYSCLLPTLPGKVYIGNKQEIAEGRIPELNTYMKRLLSFPTWLLLDEDVRMFFYQTEEDSQHQPRALRRLRPPTRKVPKTVKPKMDIFSSPRAEVMFDFRGSGALELNLKKGELIFLLRRVNADWLEGTVNKKTGIFPESFVKIIKPLPEIDQDSEGHTYSCLRCYMHSASGVDSRDVCVQEDLSSQPTYQDLLHHMRKVFNKDDIALNYEDAEGDLIRLLDDQDVRLMISESRRNKGNAKRPVNQFLWELHVSLAGDLSVYNTKP